CCCGTTGGCGGCCTCGCTGTACTCCCCGCCGGCCCGGAGGATCGCGGACTGGTTGTAGATGCCGATGGCGCCCAGGCCCGCCCCCCAGACGGTCATCAGGACCAGGGCCACGGGCAGGTTTCCCACGGCGAGCGGCAGCAGGAGCATCGATGCGGCGATGGCCGCCGTCGTGATCAGCAGCGAACGGCGGGGCCGCGAATCCACGGTGAGCCCCGCAATCCAAATGCCCAGCAGGCCGGACCCGCCCAGCACTGTGAGGGAGAGGCTCGTGGCGTAGTCCGGGAGGTTCGCCTCGCGGATAAAGGGTGCAATGTAGGTGAACAGGGCGAAGTGCGCCAGGACCAGCAGCGGCCAGGCGACCGCCACCGACTTCACGCCTGGCTGGCCGATCGCCTTGCGCAGGGACGGACGGGCGGCGTCGGAAATGCGCTGGACGCGGGGGAGCAGCCAAAACGCGAGGACCGTCAGGACCACGCCGAACCCGGCGAGCACCAGGAATGCGGCACGCCAGCCCAGGAATCCGCCCAGGGCCGTGCCCACCGGTGCACCGATGGCCAGGCCCACGCTGTTGCCGCTGAACACGATTGCCAGCGCCTTGCCCACTTTGTCGGCCGGAACCACGCGGGATACGAACGGCGCCATGGTGGTCCAGAGCAGTCCGTGCGCCAGCCCGCCCACCAGCCGGGCGATCATCGCCGACGTGAAGTCCGGTGCCAGTCCCACCAGTGCGTTGCTGAGCGCGAAGGTCAGGACCAGCCCCACCAGCAGGGCATGCCGCGGGATCTTCCCCAGCAGCCGTGCCGCCGGGACCACCGTGACAACGATGACGGCGGCGTAGGCAGCGGCAAGATAACCGGCCACCGGCTCGGAGACGCCAAGGCCGGTGCTGATCTGCGGCAGCAGCCCGGACGGGAGGAGTTCGGTGGTAATGGCGGTGAACGCAATGGTGGCCAGGACCACCATTGCGGCGTAGGGAAAACGGGCAGGGGACGGCGCGGAAATCGCGGAAGACATGGGGGAGCGTCCATTCAAAGGGTGGGGTTGGAACGCGGCTATGCTCGCCTGCAATTCCTCCCTTAAATTTACAGGATCAAATGGCGTGTCATAGCTGTGACACGTCGCCGCGCGGCCGCCCTGCCCCGCCCCGTTTCGTTGCCCGCCGGTTCCCGCTGCCGGCGGGCAACGCTGCCCTCTTCTTAAGCCCGGGTTCCGCTGATGCGCGCGTCAAGCAGCCCGGCGGCAACCGCCGGAGCCAGCCCGGGTGCCAGTGGAAGGCGGGGAACCACCAGGCAGTGCCACAAGTGGTAGATGTCAGCCTTGCCCGACCACACGGTGGAGGTGACGTTTCCGTTCTCGTCGAGTTCCTGCTTCCAGGATCCATGCTCGTAGTCGATGAACCAGTCGCGGGCGTGGTCCCAGATCCGCTCGTACCAGTCCGCGTACTTCTTCTCGCCGGTGGCGATGTACAGGGCCGCTGCGCCTCCGATTGCCTCGGCTGGTACCCACCGGATGCGGGTGGTGACCACCGGCTTGCCTTCCCAGT
This region of Arthrobacter sp. DNA4 genomic DNA includes:
- a CDS encoding MFS transporter, whose translation is MSSAISAPSPARFPYAAMVVLATIAFTAITTELLPSGLLPQISTGLGVSEPVAGYLAAAYAAVIVVTVVPAARLLGKIPRHALLVGLVLTFALSNALVGLAPDFTSAMIARLVGGLAHGLLWTTMAPFVSRVVPADKVGKALAIVFSGNSVGLAIGAPVGTALGGFLGWRAAFLVLAGFGVVLTVLAFWLLPRVQRISDAARPSLRKAIGQPGVKSVAVAWPLLVLAHFALFTYIAPFIREANLPDYATSLSLTVLGGSGLLGIWIAGLTVDSRPRRSLLITTAAIAASMLLLPLAVGNLPVALVLMTVWGAGLGAIGIYNQSAILRAGGEYSEAANGLTVLTIQLGITIGALYGSAALVVGGPLLVPAAAAIPVVAAFVITLAGKRYAYPPGPRERIWLEPRPVTDKVKDPA